The sequence CGGCATCGCGGGCTGTCTGCCGGTGCTGATCGGCTGGTCCGCGGTCACGGACTCGATGTCCTGGGCACCGATCATCCTGTTCCTGGTGATGTTCTTCTGGACGCCGCCGCACTACTGGCCGCTGTCCATGAAGGTCAAGGAGGACTACGCGCGCGCCGGTGTGCCGATGCTCCCGGTGATCGCCTCCAACAAGGTCGTGGCCCGGCAGATCGTCATCTACAGCTGGGTGATGGTCGTCGTCTCGCTGCTGCTCACCCCGCTGGGGTACACGGGCTGGTTCTACACGGTGGTGGCCCTCGCGGCCGGCGGCTTCTGGCTGTGGGAGGCGCACGGGCTCCAGAACCGGGCGAAGGCCGAGGTGACCGGCGCGAAGCTCAAGGAGATGCGGCTGTTCCACTGGTCGATCACCTATGTGTCGATCCTCTTCGTCGCCGTCGCGGTGGACCCGTTCCTGCGCTGACGCACCTTCTGCTTCCCGAGGCGTTCCGACGGGAGGGGTGCGTGGTCAAGGCCACGCACCCCTCCCGTCGCCGTTTGATCTACTCGTCGGTAGCATCCAGGCATGGCAGACACGCAGCAGGTTGACGCGAAGGCCGAGCGCACGGTGGCCCGGCTCGCCCGGAGGATCAGCGCCTTCTCCAAGGCCCACGGCGGTGCGGAGGGGCAGGTGGCGTACATCGGGGAGCGCGGGGCGCGGATCGTGCTCGTCGGCGAGGACGGCGGCTGGGGCGATGTGGTGGCCCCCTCCTACGCGATCGCCGAGCAGGCGGTGGAGAAGGCCGGGATCACCCGGCACGAGGCGTTTGACGGTGAGTTCGCGGCGAAGGTGACGACCGGGCCGTACGAGTGGAAGCGGATGGCCGGGATCCAGGTCGGGGGCTAGCTTCGAGCGGATGCGGATGCGGTCGTGCTGCCGCGTGCGGGTGCCTCGTGGCTGATCGAGCGGTTCCCCGCGCCCCTGTGGGGCGCCCACAGCGGCCGGTATCGCGGTGTTTCCCGCGCCGCCGGGTCTGAAGGCCGTACGAGAGGTCGCGCCCCGGTGGGCGGCGGCATGTGGCTCACCCGGCGGGGCGCGCTGAGGGCCCGGCGATCGACGGGCTGATCGCCGGGCCCGGGTGAGCGAGACGCTCGTAGGGGCGCGTCAGGCGTTCGTGGGAACCGTGGCCGCGGGCTCGGGTACTTCCAGCTCCGTCTCCGGGCGCTCGCGCAGCGCCAGCAGGACCCGCAGGACGCCGATCCACACCAGGCAGGAGCCGAGCATGTGGAGGCCGACCAGCAGCTCGGGCAGGTGCGTGAAGTACTGGATGTAGCCCACCGCCCCCTGGCTCAGCAGGATCAGGAACAGTTCCCGGGTGCGGGCCAGCGGGCCGCGCGGGGCGTCGACGGCCTTGAGGATGAACCACAGGGCGAACGTCAGCGTCACCACGATCCACGCGAGCACCGCGTGCAGCTTGGCCACGGTCTCCCAGTCGATCGGGATCCGCTTCACATCGCTGGAGTCGCCCGCGTGCGGGCCCGCGCCGGTGACCACGGTGCCGGCCGCGATGAGCAGCACGGCCGCGACCACCAGGAACCACACCAGCTGCACCACGGCCTTGCCGACCAGCGGCCGGGGCGCCGTGTCGCCCTCGCGGGTGCGCTGCCACATCACCGCGGCGACCGTGATCAGCGCGGTCGCCAGCAGGAAGTGCGCGGCGACGGTGTACGGGTTGAGGCCGACCAGCACCACGATGCCGCCGAGCACCGCGTTGCCCATCACCAGCCAGAACTGCGCCCAGCCGAGGCGGGTCAGAGCGCGCCGGTACGGCTTCTCGGCGCGGGCGGCGATGATCGCCCAGCCGACCGCCGCGCACAGCACGTAGGTCAGCATGCGATTGCCGAACTCGATGGCGCTGTGATAGCTCAGCGCCTGTGTCGGCGTCAGGGACCCGTCGGTGCACTCGGGCCAGGTCGGGCAGCCGAGGCCCGAGCTGGTCAGCCGTACGGCACCGCCGGTGACGACGATCACCACCGACATCACGAGCGCGATGAGGGCCGCCCGCTGCACGGTCCCCGGCTTCGGGGTCCAGCGGTCGGCGATGAAGGCGAGCGGATTACGCAGGGCCGCTACGGCGTCGGCGCGGTTCAGCTTTGGCACGCCCACCATCGTAGGCCGCTGCTTGTGCACGCTTTCACGAGGGTCCCGTACGGGCGCCGTGTCGCCGCTCACTTCCGGGCCGCCGGCCCTGGAAGCCCCGCTCACTCCCAGCGGAAGAGCTTGCCCGCCGCCGCGAGCCCCACGACCGCCCACACGGCGAGGATCCCCAGGTCGCCCCAGGGCATCCCGGCGCCGTGCTGGAG is a genomic window of Streptomyces sp. WP-1 containing:
- a CDS encoding heme A synthase, producing the protein MVGVPKLNRADAVAALRNPLAFIADRWTPKPGTVQRAALIALVMSVVIVVTGGAVRLTSSGLGCPTWPECTDGSLTPTQALSYHSAIEFGNRMLTYVLCAAVGWAIIAARAEKPYRRALTRLGWAQFWLVMGNAVLGGIVVLVGLNPYTVAAHFLLATALITVAAVMWQRTREGDTAPRPLVGKAVVQLVWFLVVAAVLLIAAGTVVTGAGPHAGDSSDVKRIPIDWETVAKLHAVLAWIVVTLTFALWFILKAVDAPRGPLARTRELFLILLSQGAVGYIQYFTHLPELLVGLHMLGSCLVWIGVLRVLLALRERPETELEVPEPAATVPTNA